A single region of the Phycisphaerae bacterium RAS1 genome encodes:
- the ccsA gene encoding Cytochrome c biogenesis protein CcsA translates to MNTTFAFQNAKRKRARQAEATSRRTRASGALAGRSDTVGVVLRRAFAAVALIATIAVARADEPFAASHDAAAFEKQVDWSSVRLLAVQDGGRYKTLDSFARETISKMYGEESFPGLSPLATLMEWLFNRDAYIDTPVIKVKDMGLRIHFTAHMPEAARQRIRQTGLMTPREFNDATVQQRIDELEPKFAMNKAIGRVREAQAIAEMMDRFICLVPGAGRDPKDPWYPPTQLAANVAPLLGDKSVNADAVAQQVGGEVPGYGPEQALKAFMPWVALREAWQQRDAKRTNEKLAQLADVLPSLAAAGVYPSLDQRRAEFTYYKYGKFTWGYWFYMAGLIAGVWALVTRWRTPHVMSMLLLLAGMTVHAFGIGLRWYILGRIPVANMFEALVSSAWVGVALAFLCELIFRSRVFAIGAHATGFLSLILVSYILPGGGTITTIMGILDDVMLRIHTVLIISSYSLIFLASVIAVIYLFGYYFVTNPVRSTEAGLTVALGGVILLVASLPLVPSLAAYVVHAGSESAWTHQPWTFAVFGWIAALAAASLSLVPVVPRPLQSVTAVSLLSLIVVASTLAFLPRGFAVGLGWTMALGGFLWGVATALGVALRPSRAAESALAVSAVPAGGAAVLLRPILAGGAPGDERSRREMPSWLHHFDWSHLIILNLVFVMLFVGIILGAVWADYSWGRPWGWDPKEVFAMNTWIIYAILIHTRFVAKSRGVWTAWCSVIGCLMMVFNWCVVNFYIVGLHSYA, encoded by the coding sequence ATGAATACGACATTCGCATTTCAGAACGCGAAGCGCAAGCGAGCGCGGCAGGCGGAAGCGACAAGCCGGCGGACCCGTGCATCAGGCGCGCTTGCTGGGCGTTCGGACACGGTCGGCGTGGTGCTGCGGCGTGCTTTCGCTGCCGTCGCCCTGATCGCGACAATCGCGGTCGCTCGCGCCGATGAGCCCTTCGCCGCCTCGCACGACGCCGCGGCGTTTGAGAAGCAGGTGGACTGGTCCAGCGTGCGGCTGCTCGCGGTTCAGGACGGCGGCCGCTACAAGACGCTCGACTCCTTCGCGCGTGAGACGATCTCGAAGATGTACGGCGAGGAGAGCTTTCCCGGCCTATCGCCCCTGGCGACGCTGATGGAGTGGCTCTTCAACCGCGACGCCTACATCGACACGCCGGTCATCAAGGTCAAGGACATGGGGCTGCGGATTCACTTCACCGCTCACATGCCCGAGGCAGCGCGGCAGCGAATCCGGCAGACCGGTCTGATGACGCCGCGCGAGTTCAACGATGCGACTGTGCAGCAGCGGATCGACGAGCTGGAGCCGAAGTTCGCGATGAACAAGGCCATCGGCCGGGTGCGCGAGGCGCAGGCCATCGCGGAAATGATGGACCGATTCATCTGCCTGGTTCCCGGGGCGGGGCGCGATCCGAAGGACCCGTGGTACCCGCCGACGCAGCTCGCGGCCAACGTCGCACCGCTCTTGGGCGACAAGTCGGTGAATGCCGACGCCGTCGCGCAGCAGGTGGGCGGGGAGGTCCCGGGCTATGGGCCGGAGCAGGCGCTGAAGGCGTTCATGCCGTGGGTGGCGCTGCGCGAGGCATGGCAACAGCGCGACGCCAAACGAACGAACGAAAAGCTGGCCCAGCTCGCCGATGTGCTGCCGTCACTGGCGGCGGCGGGCGTCTATCCGAGCCTCGATCAGCGCCGGGCGGAATTCACCTACTACAAGTATGGCAAGTTCACCTGGGGCTACTGGTTCTACATGGCCGGGCTGATCGCCGGGGTGTGGGCGCTGGTGACGCGCTGGCGCACGCCGCATGTCATGTCCATGCTGCTGCTGCTGGCCGGCATGACGGTGCACGCCTTTGGCATCGGGCTGCGCTGGTACATCCTGGGCCGCATTCCGGTCGCGAACATGTTTGAGGCGCTGGTCTCGTCGGCCTGGGTGGGCGTGGCGCTGGCGTTTTTGTGCGAGCTGATCTTCCGCTCGCGCGTCTTCGCCATCGGCGCCCACGCGACCGGGTTCCTCTCGCTGATCCTGGTGAGCTACATTCTGCCCGGCGGCGGAACGATTACGACCATCATGGGCATCCTCGACGACGTGATGCTCCGCATTCACACGGTGCTGATCATCTCTTCCTACTCGCTCATCTTCCTCGCGTCGGTGATCGCCGTGATATACCTGTTCGGCTACTACTTCGTCACCAACCCGGTCCGCTCGACCGAGGCCGGGCTGACGGTGGCGCTGGGCGGCGTCATTCTGCTGGTCGCGTCGTTGCCTCTGGTGCCCAGCCTGGCGGCGTACGTCGTGCATGCCGGCAGCGAATCCGCGTGGACCCATCAACCCTGGACGTTCGCCGTGTTCGGCTGGATCGCGGCTCTCGCGGCGGCAAGCTTGTCGCTCGTGCCGGTCGTGCCGCGCCCGCTGCAGTCGGTGACGGCCGTCTCACTGTTGTCGTTGATCGTCGTCGCCTCGACGCTGGCGTTTCTGCCGCGCGGCTTCGCAGTCGGGTTGGGCTGGACGATGGCGCTGGGCGGGTTCCTGTGGGGCGTCGCGACCGCGCTGGGTGTGGCGCTGCGGCCGTCGCGGGCTGCGGAGTCCGCGCTGGCCGTGTCCGCCGTGCCTGCCGGCGGTGCGGCGGTGCTGCTGCGGCCGATTCTGGCGGGCGGCGCTCCCGGCGACGAGCGCAGCCGGCGCGAGATGCCGTCGTGGCTGCATCACTTTGATTGGAGCCACCTGATCATCCTGAACCTCGTCTTCGTGATGCTGTTTGTCGGCATCATTCTGGGCGCGGTCTGGGCCGATTACTCGTGGGGCCGTCCGTGGGGCTGGGACCCCAAGGAAGTCTTCGCGATGAATACGTGGATCATCTACGCGATTCTGATCCATACGCGGTTTGTCGCCAAGAGCCGCGGCGTCTGGACGGCGTGGTGCTCGGTGATCGGCTGCCTGATGATGGTGTTCAACTGGTGCGTCGTGAACTTCTACATCGTGGGGTTGCACAGCTACGCGTAG
- a CDS encoding PQQ enzyme repeat protein → MQTGFPASLRSLSAALAALSVVLPGEAQQPARAPTWVFQSDAAIEWCRLAGADRSTVVLATQRGDVHVLRASDGTSIAGSPLRFSPGVRVAAGESPDSAAPTAASQPGLGSMAFFERASLTLAEVRPLFRERWRTELGPVLPHDNCGPLRKPDDDPEFLPRLAAVSAEAGGVLALAEDGRLVEIDAATGKTRWTAQLPRLSGAALTADPSAVAATGRAGGGATIRVYDRRDGAARLAKDLQDSERIEWTGMIDGELIAVTSGSVLAIRGGDVRQFDRPSSAGRTWIDVHRPKKPDGGAAAPRLIFCDGRRLSAVEVSTGRAVWATALPIERGTFEALLVRSDHVLVRSPGAIAVLDASSGEQRLYTVSASAARFLDADCGPEVVRAASADEKGVLHCGILGISERAPPAARWITLADATRESPQFVWGERFVLIVSRNAVERFELDR, encoded by the coding sequence GTGCAAACCGGGTTTCCTGCATCGCTGCGGTCTTTGAGCGCCGCGCTGGCCGCCCTTTCCGTGGTGCTGCCGGGCGAAGCGCAACAGCCGGCGCGCGCGCCGACATGGGTCTTCCAAAGTGACGCCGCCATTGAATGGTGCCGGCTCGCCGGGGCGGATCGTTCCACGGTCGTGCTCGCCACGCAGCGCGGCGATGTTCACGTCCTGCGTGCCTCAGACGGCACGTCGATCGCCGGATCGCCGCTGCGTTTTTCGCCCGGCGTCCGTGTGGCGGCCGGGGAGTCGCCGGATTCGGCCGCGCCGACGGCCGCCTCTCAGCCGGGCCTTGGTTCAATGGCGTTTTTCGAGCGGGCGTCACTGACGCTGGCCGAAGTGCGGCCGCTGTTCCGCGAGCGCTGGCGCACTGAGCTGGGCCCGGTCCTCCCGCACGACAACTGCGGCCCGCTCCGCAAACCGGACGATGATCCCGAGTTCCTGCCGCGCCTCGCCGCCGTGAGCGCGGAAGCCGGCGGAGTCCTCGCCCTGGCGGAGGACGGCCGGCTGGTCGAGATCGACGCCGCCACCGGGAAAACCCGCTGGACCGCGCAGCTTCCGCGGCTGTCGGGCGCGGCGCTGACGGCCGATCCGAGCGCCGTGGCCGCCACGGGACGCGCCGGCGGCGGCGCGACCATTCGTGTCTACGACCGTCGCGACGGCGCGGCGCGCTTGGCGAAGGACCTGCAGGACTCCGAGCGCATTGAGTGGACCGGAATGATCGACGGCGAACTGATCGCGGTAACGAGCGGCTCAGTTCTGGCGATTCGCGGCGGCGACGTGCGGCAATTCGATCGCCCATCGAGCGCCGGGCGGACGTGGATCGACGTGCACCGGCCGAAAAAGCCCGATGGTGGTGCGGCGGCGCCGCGGTTGATCTTCTGCGACGGCCGGCGACTGAGCGCCGTGGAGGTCTCGACCGGGCGCGCGGTCTGGGCGACCGCGTTGCCCATCGAGCGCGGCACGTTCGAGGCACTGCTCGTGCGATCCGACCATGTCCTGGTTCGCAGCCCCGGCGCGATCGCGGTGCTGGACGCGTCCTCAGGCGAGCAGCGTCTCTACACTGTGTCAGCGTCGGCGGCGCGATTCCTGGATGCCGACTGCGGCCCGGAAGTCGTTCGGGCGGCCTCGGCCGACGAGAAGGGGGTGCTTCACTGCGGAATTCTCGGAATCAGTGAGCGAGCGCCCCCTGCCGCGCGGTGGATCACGTTGGCCGACGCGACGCGAGAATCGCCGCAGTTTGTGTGGGGTGAGCGGTTCGTGCTGATCGTGTCGCGAAATGCCGTTGAGCGATTCGAACTCGACCGGTAG
- the ogt gene encoding Methylated-DNA--protein-cysteine methyltransferase — MVNYRVVETREGMVGIVVTDRGLRRLVLPEKSAARCRAIIRDEFPTATENAELLPQLADQLLRYFSGEPVEFDVPLDWRGYHDFESDVWNACRRLGYGQTCSYGELAQRVGRPGGARAVGMAMSNNPIPLVVPCHRVLRSDGSLGGYSGTGGVAFKQRLLEMEAAATPALR; from the coding sequence ATGGTGAACTATCGTGTCGTCGAGACGCGCGAGGGGATGGTGGGGATTGTGGTCACTGATCGTGGTTTGCGGCGGCTTGTCCTGCCGGAGAAGTCCGCCGCCCGGTGTCGGGCGATCATCCGCGACGAATTCCCGACGGCCACGGAGAACGCGGAGCTGCTGCCGCAGCTCGCGGATCAACTGCTCCGCTACTTCAGCGGCGAGCCGGTTGAGTTTGACGTGCCTCTCGACTGGCGCGGCTATCACGACTTCGAGTCCGACGTGTGGAACGCCTGCCGGCGCCTGGGCTACGGCCAGACGTGCAGCTACGGCGAGTTGGCGCAGCGCGTCGGCCGGCCGGGCGGGGCGCGCGCGGTCGGCATGGCCATGAGCAACAATCCGATTCCGCTCGTCGTGCCCTGCCACCGCGTGCTGCGCAGCGACGGATCGCTGGGCGGCTACAGCGGAACCGGTGGTGTGGCGTTCAAGCAGCGGCTGCTGGAAATGGAAGCGGCGGCGACGCCGGCGCTGCGGTAG